Proteins co-encoded in one uncultured Draconibacterium sp. genomic window:
- the gmk gene encoding guanylate kinase: protein MKGKLIIFSAPSGAGKTTIVKHLLQKGFDLEFSISATSREPRHTETHGKDYYFLSGEEFLSKVENEEFLEWEEVYKGTSYGTLKSEVERIREQGKNVVFDVDVVGGLNIKKYYGDEALAVFVQPPSVEELRNRLVGRSTDSEEKIAMRVAKAEHELSFAPQFDVVIINDKLEDAFVEAEKIISGFLKS, encoded by the coding sequence ATGAAGGGAAAATTGATTATATTTTCGGCTCCGTCAGGTGCTGGTAAAACTACTATCGTAAAACATTTATTGCAAAAAGGCTTCGATCTTGAGTTTTCAATATCAGCCACAAGCAGAGAACCTCGTCACACTGAAACGCACGGTAAAGATTACTACTTTTTATCGGGTGAAGAGTTCCTGTCAAAAGTGGAAAATGAAGAGTTTCTGGAGTGGGAAGAGGTGTATAAAGGAACGAGCTATGGAACACTGAAGAGCGAAGTAGAACGAATTCGCGAACAAGGTAAAAATGTAGTCTTCGATGTAGATGTAGTTGGTGGCCTGAATATTAAGAAATATTACGGAGATGAGGCACTGGCTGTTTTTGTGCAGCCACCTTCGGTTGAAGAGCTGCGTAACCGCCTGGTTGGAAGATCAACCGACAGCGAAGAAAAAATAGCCATGCGTGTTGCCAAAGCCGAACACGAGCTGAGTTTTGCTCCGCAGTTTGATGTGGTGATTATTAACGACAAACTGGAAGATGCTTTTGTGGAAGCCGAGAAAATTATTTCTGGATTTCTGAAAAGCTAA
- a CDS encoding HXXEE domain-containing protein, whose protein sequence is MIFNIEILKELFFVVPLVLFIHEMEEWNIYHYHQKNYPTGVIKESILGTRLWLFFLSFVGFAWTTISYLIPNLTISAIVMMFLIDFTILNALQHIILTVKTKKYNPGVLFGGVIALFVAIVAIINILHYSITPVWGMVLLLCLILPILVESALSAKKGNLPLMLKGILRASDKLERFMSV, encoded by the coding sequence ATGATTTTTAATATCGAGATCTTAAAAGAATTATTTTTTGTGGTACCTCTTGTGTTGTTTATACATGAAATGGAAGAATGGAATATCTATCATTATCATCAGAAAAATTATCCAACGGGAGTAATTAAAGAGAGCATATTAGGAACCCGACTTTGGTTGTTTTTTCTAAGCTTTGTAGGATTTGCCTGGACTACGATTTCTTACCTGATTCCGAATCTTACAATCAGTGCCATCGTAATGATGTTTTTAATTGATTTTACAATATTGAATGCATTGCAACACATCATACTAACAGTAAAAACTAAAAAATATAATCCGGGGGTTCTATTTGGAGGTGTCATTGCATTATTTGTTGCAATTGTAGCTATTATAAACATACTACACTACAGTATTACACCCGTTTGGGGAATGGTTTTATTACTTTGTTTAATCCTCCCGATTTTGGTTGAAAGTGCGCTAAGCGCTAAGAAAGGTAATTTACCATTGATGCTAAAAGGAATATTAAGGGCCTCCGATAAATTAGAGAGATTTATGTCTGTTTAA
- a CDS encoding LuxR C-terminal-related transcriptional regulator — translation MDNNSLNRIKQAWEPNKVIHPIKSELYLNIIEQVVNIFTPGSFYYYIMNFETLEMDYVDSRIETVLGVNTKDWSLERLFEMIHPEDQEQMHRKEAKAIEFTLNRISKEEILKYKAVYLLRLRHANGDYKTILQQSKALTLSEDGKVQQVLGIHTDVTHLNMEVDHKISFIGDGLPSYYSLLTEDDFHPVELDYHTLFTNREREILGNIAKGKTFAEIADILNISPHTINTHKKNILKKTDCNNTTELIARCVREGVI, via the coding sequence ATGGACAATAATAGTTTAAACAGAATAAAACAAGCCTGGGAGCCAAACAAAGTTATACACCCGATTAAATCGGAATTATACCTGAACATCATTGAACAGGTAGTAAACATATTTACTCCCGGAAGTTTCTATTACTACATCATGAACTTCGAAACCTTAGAAATGGATTACGTTGATTCGCGGATAGAAACAGTTTTAGGAGTAAACACCAAAGATTGGAGCCTTGAACGATTGTTTGAGATGATACACCCCGAGGATCAGGAACAAATGCACCGCAAGGAAGCAAAAGCAATAGAATTTACGCTGAACCGAATTTCGAAAGAAGAAATATTAAAATATAAAGCAGTTTACCTTTTACGCCTGCGACATGCCAATGGAGATTACAAGACCATATTGCAGCAATCGAAAGCACTCACACTTTCTGAAGATGGTAAAGTGCAACAGGTTTTAGGTATTCATACCGATGTTACCCACCTGAATATGGAGGTTGACCATAAAATTTCGTTTATAGGCGACGGACTTCCATCGTACTACTCGCTTTTAACCGAAGATGATTTTCACCCGGTAGAGCTCGACTACCACACGCTTTTTACTAACCGCGAAAGGGAGATTCTGGGTAATATTGCCAAAGGAAAAACATTTGCAGAGATAGCAGATATATTAAACATCTCGCCGCACACCATTAACACTCACAAAAAAAATATCCTGAAAAAAACCGATTGTAACAACACCACCGAATTAATTGCACGTTGCGTTCGCGAAGGAGTAATTTAG
- a CDS encoding response regulator transcription factor: MDKALIIEDDKDISELVAIHLNDMDLEVDKAFDGKDGLMKALNNQYRFILLDIRLPLLDGFEVCKRLRMEKVNTPILMLTSKSEEIDKVLGLEMGADDYISKPFGIRELLARIKAVLRRYDSAQNPSDNEEKEIRFGDLYINVGMRIVELNGNRIELSPKEFDLLIYLASHPGRTYSRMQLLNQIWGYEFEGFEHTVNSHINRLRSKIETNMNEPKYILTTWGVGYKFREN, translated from the coding sequence ATGGATAAAGCATTGATTATTGAAGACGACAAGGATATTTCCGAATTGGTAGCCATCCATCTAAACGATATGGATTTGGAAGTTGATAAAGCTTTTGACGGAAAAGACGGATTAATGAAAGCCCTCAACAACCAGTACCGCTTTATTTTGCTCGATATCAGGCTTCCGCTGCTCGATGGTTTCGAGGTTTGTAAACGCCTGCGAATGGAGAAGGTAAATACACCAATATTAATGCTGACATCGAAATCGGAAGAGATTGACAAGGTACTCGGGCTTGAAATGGGTGCCGACGACTACATCTCGAAACCCTTTGGTATTCGCGAATTGCTGGCACGTATAAAAGCGGTACTCCGCCGTTACGATTCGGCACAAAATCCGAGTGATAATGAGGAAAAAGAAATTCGTTTCGGTGATCTGTACATTAATGTAGGCATGCGTATTGTTGAACTAAACGGGAACCGGATTGAGCTTTCGCCAAAAGAATTCGACCTGCTGATTTACCTGGCATCGCACCCCGGACGAACGTACAGCCGCATGCAATTACTTAACCAGATTTGGGGCTACGAGTTCGAAGGATTCGAGCACACCGTTAACTCGCATATTAACCGTTTGCGCTCGAAGATAGAGACCAATATGAACGAGCCGAAATATATTCTTACCACCTGGGGAGTTGGATACAAATTCAGAGAAAACTAA
- a CDS encoding spondin domain-containing protein, translating into MKALRFTMAAALAVILFTSCEKDELMEPETKSGMLPDVVPAKMYTITVENVSLPYHYFEAGAEFGVTGGDATPPAHPGETITVHFHAGPNHKLSFASMYGASNDWFYAPNDDGIELFPGGSALEGDITGMVYLWDAGTEVDGSTTDEEESNPIGMVSTTEENIEVLLEYNGESMFTLTINVLPGSATPLSPVAWVVHSMDQHPIFMDGELDYGMGLEALAETGNAGPLGEYLEMHSGYVSPVAPILWAVHEKDEMPIFTNNTADRGEGLELLAETGNPGDLAASLFGMGYNAGAYAIPDGKNSAGPLFPGDKYTFSIDAKPNQYLSIASMLGNSNDIFFAFGDSGIKLNFGSDAQDITNKLMLWDAGTEVNEYPGTKSMDEDEGGLVRLLNDGFMYPDVDKIIKVTINKSN; encoded by the coding sequence ATGAAAGCATTACGATTTACAATGGCAGCAGCTTTGGCTGTAATCCTTTTTACAAGTTGCGAAAAAGACGAATTGATGGAACCGGAAACAAAAAGCGGTATGTTACCCGATGTGGTTCCGGCAAAAATGTACACGATAACGGTTGAAAACGTCTCTTTGCCCTACCACTATTTTGAAGCAGGTGCTGAGTTTGGCGTTACCGGCGGCGATGCTACTCCTCCGGCACATCCCGGCGAAACCATTACGGTTCATTTTCACGCCGGACCAAATCACAAATTATCTTTTGCCTCGATGTACGGCGCATCAAACGACTGGTTTTATGCACCCAACGATGACGGGATCGAACTCTTCCCCGGAGGATCGGCACTGGAAGGCGATATTACCGGCATGGTTTATTTATGGGATGCCGGAACAGAGGTTGACGGATCGACAACCGACGAAGAGGAAAGTAATCCTATTGGCATGGTTTCCACAACAGAAGAAAACATTGAGGTACTTCTTGAATACAACGGTGAAAGTATGTTTACTTTAACGATAAATGTACTTCCCGGATCGGCAACACCACTATCTCCGGTTGCATGGGTGGTTCATTCAATGGATCAGCACCCGATTTTTATGGATGGAGAGCTGGATTACGGAATGGGACTGGAAGCTTTGGCTGAAACAGGAAATGCCGGCCCTCTGGGTGAATACCTTGAAATGCACAGCGGTTATGTATCGCCGGTGGCTCCCATACTTTGGGCAGTACACGAAAAAGATGAAATGCCCATCTTTACCAACAACACTGCAGATCGTGGCGAAGGATTGGAGCTATTAGCTGAAACAGGAAATCCGGGTGATTTGGCGGCCAGTCTTTTTGGCATGGGATACAACGCAGGAGCTTATGCTATTCCTGACGGGAAAAACAGTGCAGGTCCTCTTTTCCCCGGCGATAAATATACCTTTAGCATTGATGCAAAACCCAATCAGTATTTAAGTATTGCCAGTATGTTAGGTAACTCCAACGATATCTTCTTTGCCTTTGGCGACAGTGGTATTAAGTTGAACTTTGGTAGCGATGCCCAGGACATTACCAACAAGCTGATGTTGTGGGATGCCGGAACGGAAGTAAATGAGTACCCGGGAACAAAATCGATGGATGAAGATGAAGGCGGCCTGGTTCGTTTGCTTAACGATGGTTTTATGTATCCTGACGTAG
- a CDS encoding ChaN family lipoprotein — translation MKNFLIIASICLLLFSSFKSDKPAYLLFNKEGKAVKYEKMLKQMENADIILFGELHDNPISHWLQLELTKDLYQQYGKKLVLGAEMFESDNQIIMDEYLSGKISQRNFEEEIRLWPNYKTDYKPLVEFAKDSGLYFVATNVPRRYASLVNTKGFEGLEELSEEAKAFLPPLPVAYDSTLNCYASMMEMEGMRNHITANFPKAQAIKDATMAHFILKNWLPGKVLLHYHGAYHSQNFESIYWYLKHENPELKIVTIHSVTQDNISELTEENTGAADFTICVDENMTRTR, via the coding sequence ATGAAGAACTTTTTAATTATAGCCAGTATTTGTTTGCTTTTGTTCTCCTCGTTTAAATCCGACAAGCCCGCTTATCTCCTATTTAATAAGGAAGGCAAAGCTGTGAAGTACGAAAAGATGCTTAAGCAGATGGAAAATGCCGATATTATTTTGTTTGGCGAATTACACGATAATCCAATTTCGCACTGGCTGCAGTTGGAGCTCACAAAAGATCTGTATCAACAATATGGCAAAAAACTGGTTTTGGGTGCCGAAATGTTTGAAAGCGATAACCAGATAATAATGGATGAGTACCTGTCGGGAAAGATTTCGCAGCGCAATTTTGAAGAAGAAATACGTCTGTGGCCCAATTATAAAACCGATTACAAACCGTTGGTAGAATTTGCCAAAGACAGCGGACTCTATTTTGTGGCCACCAATGTTCCGCGCCGCTATGCATCGCTTGTTAACACAAAAGGATTTGAAGGACTGGAAGAGCTTTCTGAAGAAGCGAAAGCTTTTTTACCACCTCTCCCGGTTGCCTACGATTCAACACTAAATTGTTATGCCAGCATGATGGAAATGGAAGGAATGAGAAACCATATCACTGCTAATTTTCCGAAAGCACAAGCCATTAAAGATGCCACCATGGCGCATTTTATCTTAAAAAATTGGCTCCCAGGAAAAGTACTTTTGCATTACCACGGTGCCTATCATTCGCAAAACTTTGAAAGCATTTACTGGTACCTGAAACATGAGAACCCTGAACTCAAAATTGTTACCATTCACTCGGTAACTCAGGATAACATTTCGGAACTTACAGAAGAAAATACGGGTGCTGCAGATTTTACAATTTGTGTGGATGAGAATATGACGCGAACCAGATAA
- the mnmA gene encoding tRNA 2-thiouridine(34) synthase MnmA: MSRVVVGLSGGVDSSVAAWLLKEQGHEVIGLFMINYREREGVLTSSCTWEEDSLIAKMVAKKLDIPFHIVDLSEDYKKRVVDYMFAEYQAGRTPNPDVLCNREIKFDTFMEEALKFDADFVATGHYCRKSEVEVDGQIIHQLLAGKDPNKDQSYFLCQLNQKQLSKAMFPVGELLKPEVREIARQQKLPTAERKDSQGICFVGKVDLPTFLQQQLRPKVGNVIEIPAKFMEKKKQLEVSEENYKKLCFQFPYKPWNGEVIGEHQGAHFYTVGQRKGLNIGGRKEPLFVIGTDVKRNIIYVGEGFEHPGLYRKGLFVAAENMHWIRPDMKMQVGEKRDFDIRIRYRQPLEKGTIHMKEDGAWFLFENEQRGITSGQFAAWYLDDELIGSGAIL, translated from the coding sequence ATGAGCAGGGTAGTAGTAGGACTTTCCGGAGGTGTTGATTCAAGTGTGGCGGCCTGGCTGTTAAAGGAGCAGGGGCATGAGGTGATCGGGTTGTTTATGATTAACTACCGCGAGCGCGAAGGAGTGCTTACCAGTTCGTGTACGTGGGAAGAAGACTCGCTGATTGCCAAAATGGTAGCTAAAAAACTTGATATTCCGTTTCATATCGTCGATTTAAGCGAGGATTACAAAAAGCGCGTGGTAGATTATATGTTTGCCGAATACCAGGCCGGGCGTACACCAAATCCCGATGTGCTGTGTAACCGCGAGATTAAGTTCGACACCTTTATGGAAGAAGCCCTGAAGTTTGATGCCGATTTTGTAGCAACCGGTCATTACTGCCGTAAATCGGAAGTAGAGGTGGATGGGCAGATCATTCATCAGCTTTTGGCCGGAAAAGATCCGAATAAAGACCAGAGTTATTTCCTGTGTCAGCTCAACCAGAAGCAGCTGTCGAAAGCAATGTTCCCGGTAGGCGAGTTGTTAAAACCTGAAGTACGCGAAATTGCACGTCAGCAAAAACTGCCAACTGCCGAGCGTAAAGATTCGCAGGGCATTTGTTTTGTTGGAAAAGTCGATCTGCCAACCTTCTTGCAGCAGCAGCTGAGACCCAAAGTGGGCAATGTAATCGAGATTCCGGCCAAATTCATGGAAAAGAAGAAGCAGCTTGAAGTTTCGGAGGAAAACTATAAAAAGCTGTGTTTCCAGTTTCCGTATAAACCCTGGAATGGCGAAGTGATTGGCGAACATCAGGGGGCCCACTTTTATACAGTTGGGCAACGTAAAGGACTGAATATTGGTGGTCGTAAAGAGCCGCTTTTTGTAATTGGCACCGATGTAAAACGCAATATTATTTATGTGGGCGAAGGTTTTGAACATCCCGGCTTATATCGCAAAGGATTGTTTGTTGCTGCCGAAAATATGCACTGGATACGCCCTGATATGAAAATGCAGGTTGGTGAAAAACGCGATTTTGATATTCGTATTCGTTACCGTCAGCCGCTGGAAAAAGGAACGATACATATGAAAGAGGATGGTGCCTGGTTTCTGTTCGAAAACGAACAACGGGGAATTACCTCCGGGCAATTTGCTGCCTGGTACCTGGATGATGAACTGATTGGATCGGGAGCGATATTGTAA
- a CDS encoding HAMP domain-containing sensor histidine kinase codes for MKTKIFNRLYLQVSAIFLLVLFMFTAIALYISVQSSAKYSVEVNQRLNRNLATSTVEVIQPLMKDEIASDEAIADLMHSMMVINPIVEVYLLDPEGKILNYVAPEKVVKLESVNLAPIKEFIADPDHSIIYGDDPRNPGEFKTFSAATITEGDVLKGYIYIVLGSQEYVSAAQTVIGSYILGLSIRSVIIILIISALVGLLAIWLITKKLNPIIDGIQEFKKGNLASRITVKSEGEIDRIALVFNQMADTIEQNIRELEGVDNLRRELISNVSHDLRTPVASIQGYAETLILKQDNISDEERNKYHQIIFKSCGRLQRLVEELFELSKLETNQIELHTEPFSISELVYDIVNKYRILSQKKGINIDTVMAKNVPVVEADISLINRVLQNLIDNAMKFCHEGDSIKIEIDTREPEKVEVRVVDSGPGIKQEDLPNVFQRYFKGRNDENSTGLGLAIVKKIIDLHHSNIRVQSQYGKGAKFIFDLPKAFSA; via the coding sequence ATGAAAACAAAGATATTTAACCGCTTATACCTGCAAGTGTCGGCCATATTTTTGCTGGTACTTTTTATGTTTACGGCCATTGCGCTGTATATTTCGGTACAATCGTCGGCCAAATATTCGGTAGAGGTTAACCAGCGCCTGAACCGCAACCTGGCCACCAGCACCGTTGAAGTGATTCAGCCGCTAATGAAAGACGAAATTGCCAGCGACGAAGCCATTGCCGACCTGATGCACTCGATGATGGTGATCAATCCTATTGTTGAAGTGTATTTGCTCGATCCCGAAGGAAAGATCCTGAACTACGTAGCACCTGAAAAAGTGGTAAAACTCGAAAGCGTAAACCTGGCTCCGATAAAGGAATTTATTGCCGATCCGGATCACAGCATTATTTACGGCGACGATCCGCGGAATCCGGGTGAGTTTAAAACCTTCTCGGCAGCCACCATTACCGAAGGCGATGTGCTGAAAGGGTACATTTATATTGTTTTGGGCAGCCAGGAGTATGTTTCGGCAGCGCAAACCGTAATCGGCAGTTATATTCTGGGCTTGTCCATCCGCTCGGTTATCATTATCCTCATCATTTCTGCACTGGTGGGTTTGCTGGCCATTTGGCTTATTACCAAAAAACTAAACCCGATTATCGACGGAATTCAGGAATTTAAAAAAGGGAATCTGGCATCGCGTATTACGGTTAAAAGCGAAGGAGAAATCGACCGGATTGCTTTGGTTTTTAACCAGATGGCCGATACCATCGAACAAAACATCCGCGAACTGGAAGGCGTTGATAATCTTCGCCGCGAGTTAATCAGCAATGTATCGCACGATTTACGCACGCCGGTCGCCTCCATACAGGGTTATGCCGAAACATTGATACTAAAACAGGATAATATTTCAGATGAAGAACGAAACAAATACCACCAGATCATTTTCAAAAGCTGTGGCCGTTTGCAACGATTGGTAGAAGAACTGTTCGAATTATCAAAACTGGAAACCAACCAGATAGAACTGCACACCGAGCCATTTTCTATTTCGGAACTGGTGTACGATATCGTAAATAAATACCGTATTCTGTCTCAAAAGAAAGGTATTAATATCGATACGGTGATGGCGAAAAACGTTCCTGTGGTAGAAGCCGATATTTCGCTGATTAACCGGGTATTGCAAAACCTGATCGATAACGCCATGAAATTTTGCCACGAGGGCGACAGTATAAAAATAGAAATTGATACCAGAGAACCTGAAAAAGTGGAAGTCCGCGTGGTTGATTCTGGGCCGGGCATTAAACAGGAGGATCTGCCGAATGTTTTCCAGCGTTACTTTAAAGGCCGTAACGATGAGAACAGCACCGGCCTCGGGCTGGCCATTGTTAAAAAGATTATCGATTTGCACCATTCAAACATTCGGGTGCAAAGCCAATACGGAAAAGGAGCTAAATTCATCTTCGATCTGCCCAAAGCTTTTTCGGCATAG
- a CDS encoding YicC/YloC family endoribonuclease gives MIKSMTGFGKAEFEVNNKKITIEIKSLNSKQIDINTRTPALYREKDIIIRKAIAEKLVRGKVDFNIYVENLGDETNSKINEPILKGYYNQLNEISKDLGLAVDHSTLQAAMRLPDVVKTEYETLDETEWETIYNNILAALDDINDFRAKEGKALETDILGNVENISKLLKQVEPFEKQRIEALKVRLTDNLEALKMNGSVDENRFEQELIFYLEKLDINEEKVRLANHCEYFFETAKQNGSSGKKLGFISQEIGREINTIGSKANETNIQRIVVQMKDHLERVKEQLLNVL, from the coding sequence ATGATAAAATCAATGACCGGCTTTGGTAAAGCTGAATTCGAGGTAAACAATAAGAAAATTACCATTGAAATTAAATCGCTAAACAGTAAACAAATAGATATCAATACCCGGACTCCCGCTTTGTATCGCGAAAAAGATATTATAATTCGTAAGGCGATTGCTGAAAAACTGGTTCGAGGGAAAGTTGATTTTAACATTTACGTGGAAAATCTGGGCGACGAAACCAATTCGAAAATTAACGAACCCATTCTGAAAGGTTATTACAATCAACTGAATGAGATCAGCAAAGATCTTGGTTTAGCAGTTGACCACAGTACTTTGCAAGCAGCTATGCGTTTGCCCGATGTGGTGAAGACCGAATACGAAACACTCGACGAAACAGAATGGGAAACCATATATAATAATATTCTCGCTGCACTTGACGATATTAACGATTTTCGTGCAAAAGAAGGAAAAGCCCTTGAGACAGATATTTTGGGCAATGTGGAGAACATCAGTAAGTTGTTGAAACAGGTAGAGCCGTTCGAGAAACAGCGTATTGAAGCATTAAAAGTTCGTTTAACAGATAATCTGGAAGCGTTGAAAATGAATGGTAGTGTAGACGAAAATCGTTTTGAACAGGAACTGATTTTCTATCTCGAGAAACTGGACATTAACGAGGAGAAAGTGCGTTTAGCCAACCATTGCGAGTATTTCTTCGAAACCGCAAAACAAAATGGTTCCTCGGGTAAAAAGCTGGGGTTTATTTCTCAGGAGATTGGTCGCGAAATCAATACTATTGGTTCAAAAGCCAACGAAACCAATATTCAGCGTATCGTTGTACAAATGAAAGACCACCTGGAGCGTGTAAAAGAACAATTGTTGAACGTATTGTAA
- a CDS encoding lactate utilization protein, whose amino-acid sequence MLSKLALSFGLAAIVVEENNMCYKETNKEKIEQLIKSLKKNRIEGIYFSSTQKLIDFFIGKLKPNITVGTGDSLTLEQLGIFDLLRKSNVNFLDKYRKDITREEKDKLYRDNFSSDLFLSGVNAITTEGKIFNLDGNGSRVAPVIYGPKQVFLVCGMNKIVENDEEAISRIRNIAAPIDAKRLNKKTPCTKTGKCMDCKSADKICNYYTIIQGQFDKERIKVLLIDGEYGF is encoded by the coding sequence ATGTTATCAAAGCTGGCCTTATCTTTTGGATTGGCCGCAATAGTGGTAGAAGAAAACAATATGTGCTATAAGGAAACGAATAAGGAGAAGATTGAACAACTTATTAAATCGCTAAAAAAGAATCGGATTGAAGGGATTTATTTCTCTTCGACACAAAAATTAATTGATTTCTTTATCGGAAAATTGAAGCCTAACATTACAGTAGGTACTGGCGATTCATTGACACTTGAACAACTTGGAATATTTGACCTTTTGAGAAAAAGTAACGTAAACTTTCTCGATAAATACAGAAAGGACATCACACGAGAAGAGAAAGATAAACTCTATAGAGATAATTTTTCGTCAGACCTGTTCCTTAGTGGAGTTAATGCTATTACTACAGAAGGGAAAATATTTAATTTGGATGGTAATGGGAGTCGGGTGGCTCCTGTTATCTATGGGCCAAAACAAGTATTTCTTGTATGCGGAATGAATAAAATAGTTGAAAATGATGAAGAAGCTATTTCGCGAATAAGAAATATTGCAGCACCTATTGATGCAAAAAGGCTAAATAAAAAGACACCGTGTACAAAAACCGGAAAATGTATGGATTGCAAATCGGCAGATAAAATATGTAACTATTACACCATAATACAAGGCCAGTTTGACAAAGAAAGGATAAAAGTACTTTTAATTGATGGCGAATATGGATTTTAG
- the nadD gene encoding nicotinate (nicotinamide) nucleotide adenylyltransferase produces the protein MSNIVTDILAPKTNLQLTIGLYFGSYNPVHIGHLAIANYMVEYTDIDQLWFVVSPHNPLKKKNNLLADYQRLELVHRAIDDDGRFRASNIEFSLPKPSYTVDTLAYLKDQYPNYHFKILMGSDNLESFHKWKNYEVILEEFGVIVYPRPGFDPDNVQVEKNITIAKGAPLMEVSSSFIRKAIKKGKDVRHFLPQKSWEYLDEMNFYR, from the coding sequence ATGAGCAATATCGTTACCGACATACTCGCACCTAAAACCAATCTGCAGTTAACGATTGGGCTTTATTTTGGCAGCTATAATCCTGTCCACATAGGGCATTTAGCCATTGCCAATTATATGGTTGAATATACCGATATTGATCAGCTGTGGTTTGTGGTGTCGCCGCATAATCCGCTTAAAAAGAAAAACAACCTTTTGGCTGATTACCAGCGTTTGGAACTTGTGCACCGCGCAATTGATGATGATGGTCGGTTCCGGGCTTCAAATATTGAATTTAGTTTGCCCAAACCCAGTTACACCGTTGACACTCTGGCTTATTTAAAAGACCAATATCCAAACTATCATTTCAAGATTTTAATGGGATCGGATAATTTGGAGAGCTTTCATAAGTGGAAAAATTACGAAGTTATACTTGAGGAGTTTGGGGTAATCGTTTATCCGCGCCCCGGTTTTGACCCGGACAATGTACAGGTGGAGAAAAACATAACAATTGCTAAGGGGGCTCCGCTAATGGAAGTCTCATCATCGTTTATTCGTAAAGCCATAAAAAAGGGGAAAGATGTACGTCATTTTCTCCCACAAAAAAGCTGGGAGTATCTGGATGAAATGAATTTTTACCGATAG
- a CDS encoding AraC family transcriptional regulator, which translates to MRHNSKIVVDNGIIIYAGQSSETKKHKHYAIQIGIVLQGDYKLYIEDKEYQDNHFIIHSNIPHKHISTNGVLLCILIDPTTDLGNTLINSYSAPYQSVSISEKALSELQKELLGNSQTIDNLEHKIFELLKLVPSPKTTDNRITQLIEKINLDNELDTDLDAMLEDIPLSKSRIRFLFKQQTGLSIQRYILWVKIRKAFSHIMQNKSLSDAAFLAGFADYSHLSRVVNQISGMTMKSFLKDSYFVQDS; encoded by the coding sequence ATGAGACATAATTCAAAAATAGTTGTTGACAACGGAATAATTATTTATGCCGGGCAATCATCTGAAACTAAAAAGCATAAACATTATGCTATACAAATAGGAATTGTACTACAAGGCGATTATAAACTATACATAGAGGATAAAGAATACCAAGACAACCATTTTATTATTCATTCGAATATTCCGCATAAACATATTTCAACCAATGGTGTGTTGCTGTGTATATTAATTGATCCAACAACCGATTTAGGCAATACTTTAATTAATAGTTATTCTGCACCTTATCAGTCGGTTTCTATTTCTGAAAAGGCCCTGTCGGAACTACAAAAAGAATTATTAGGCAATAGTCAGACGATTGACAACTTAGAACATAAAATATTTGAACTCTTAAAGTTGGTTCCATCCCCCAAAACAACCGATAATCGTATTACTCAGTTAATTGAAAAAATTAATTTGGACAATGAACTTGATACGGATTTAGATGCTATGTTAGAAGATATTCCGTTGTCGAAAAGTCGAATCCGGTTTTTATTTAAACAACAAACCGGACTGTCGATACAACGATACATCTTGTGGGTAAAAATAAGGAAAGCATTTTCCCATATAATGCAAAACAAAAGTCTTTCTGACGCTGCTTTCTTAGCCGGTTTTGCAGATTACTCCCATTTGAGCCGGGTAGTGAATCAAATTTCGGGCATGACAATGAAGTCATTTTTAAAAGACAGTTATTTCGTTCAAGATTCTTAA